From one Mytilus edulis chromosome 1, xbMytEdul2.2, whole genome shotgun sequence genomic stretch:
- the LOC139499881 gene encoding tRNA selenocysteine 1-associated protein 1-like: protein MAVICTTPTLWMGDLESDWDEEFITKGFQNMGITIRSLKIIKNKVTGLPAGYCFVDFTDKDKAQEALLKLNGKVIPGTTPVRRFKLNSAGYGKDSAPLPEYSLFVGELSDDVDDYVLYQAFAKRYRSCRSVKIVTDSSGRSKGYGFIRFTEENDQQRALIEMQHFPGISRRPIRVSLATPKRPLPPDVSGDVHYSHYYGHNYPYSASYYQYYGSHTAPHSSHDHAHHEPATAEDEMDTLEEPELEIDVFRYNKDFMEQSEEVFEAIELSRWTPLDSITSKLPPPMSI from the exons ATGGCAGTTATTTGTACTACTCCAACATTATGGATGGGAGAT ttGGAATCAGACTGGGATGAAGAATTTATAACAAAGGGTTTCCAGAATATGGGTATAACAATCAGATCCctgaaaattatcaaaaacaaagtCACAgg TTTGCCAGCAGGGTATTGTTTTGTTGACTTTACAGATAAAGACAAGGCACAAGAAGCTTTATTAAAATTGAATGGAAAGGTGATACCAGGGACAACTCCA GTCAGAAGATTTAAACTGAACAGTGCTGGGTATGGCAAAGACAGTGCACCATT accCGAGTATTCCTTGTTTGTTGGAGAATTATCAGATGATGTTGATGACTATGTTTTATATCAGGCATTTGCTAAGAGATATAGGTCATGTAGATCTGTTAAAA TTGTGACTGATAGTTCAGGACGAAGTAAAGGTTATGGCTTTATTAGATTTACAGAAGAGAACGATCAACAGAGAGCTCTTATTGAAATGCAACATTTTCCTGGAATAAGTCGCAGACCAATTAGAGTTAGTTTAGCTACCCCTAAAAG ACCCCTGCCACCAGATGTATCTGGAGATGTACATTACAGTCATTATTATGGTCATAATTACCCTTACAGTGCCTCATATTACCAGTATTATGGATCCCATACTGCACCTCATTCATCACATGATCAT GCACACCATGAACCCGCTACTGCAGAAGATGAAATGGATACACTAGAAG AACCAGAATTAGAGATAGATGTGTTTAGATACAATAAAGACTTTATGGAACAAAGTGAG gAAGTGTTTGAAGCCATTGAACTTTCAAGATGGACACCATTAGACAGTATAACATCAAAGTTACCTCCCCCTATGTCTATCTAG
- the LOC139499877 gene encoding p21-activated protein kinase-interacting protein 1-like, giving the protein MEVVVGTYEEVLLGYRLVKLGEKWQFELSFTDNSHTGCIKTIAVSTKGILASGGTDENIKLFNLKKRSDLGSLVHHSGSVLGVEFYKGNHMFTVSEDGSVAIWKHYTWECLKTLRGHKSGVNSISVHPSGKLALTVSKDKTLKTWNLITGKCAYTTNLKSVADLVLWSTDGTYYAVVFQTKIDIYKVETAMIHCTMKTERRPNDVAFLSDTILVYGCEGGTVNFHDINNNQQLHQIDTETNRIRGITLFTDDELCQCLITASSDGYLKLYQVQQNEDSISTTLLTEHDSKFRLTCISVYLPTASTDKTGNKAITEEVMEDVDSKDDNSDQETLKTETPKKTKKNDKRKKLQKKKSEMEFVTVDKSKEAKIKAKKRKRMMKKQNTKKLKI; this is encoded by the exons ATGGAAGTTGTTGTTGGAACGTACGAAGAAGTTTTGCTTGGTTATAGACTTGTCAAATTAGGAGAG aaatgGCAGTTTGAATTAAGTTTTACTGATAATTCCCATACAGGATGTATAAAAACTATTGCTGTATCAACCAAAGGTATTCTGGCATCAGGAGGCACAGATGAGAACATCAAGTTATTTAACTTAAAGAAAAGATCAGATTTGGGTTCTCTTGTTCATCATTCAG GATCAGTTCTTGGAGTAGAATTCTATAAAGGTAACCATATGTTTACTGTAAGTGAAGATGGTTCTGTGGCAATCTGGAAACATTATACCTGGGAATGTCTCAAAACACTCCGAGGACACAA ATCAGGAGTTAATAGCATATCTGTACATCCTAGTGGTAAATTAGCCCTAACAGTATCCAAAGACAAGACATTGAAGACATGGAACCTTATTACTGGCAAATGTGCTTACACAACTAATCTCAAATCAG TTGCTGATTTGGTATTGTGGTCTACAGATGGAACATATTATGCAGTTGTATTTCAAACAAAGATAGATATTTATAAAGTAGAG ACAGCAATgatacattgtacaatgaaaacAGAAAGGAGACCCAATGATGTGGCATTCTTATCG GACACCATTTTGGTATATGGATGTGAAGGTGGAACAGTTAATTTCCATGATATAAATAATAACCAACAACTCCATCAAATAGACACAGAGACTAACAG AATAAGAGGAATAACGTTGTTTACAGATGATGAATTATGTCAGTGTTTAATAACAGCATCCAGTGATGGTTATCTCAAACTGTATCAAGTACAACAGAATGAA GATTCCATTAGCACAACACTTCTTACAGAACATGATTCTAAATTTAGATTGACTTGTATATCTGTGTACTTACCAACAGCATCTACAGACAAAACGGGCAATAAAGCAATTACAGAGGAGGTGATGGAAGATGTTGATTCCAAGGACGATAACTCGGATCAAGAAACATTAAAAACAGAAACCCCtaaaaaaactaagaaaaatgacaaaaggaagaaattacagaaaaaaaagtcaGAAATGGAATTTGTAACTGTTGATAAATCGAAAGAAGCTAAAATTAAagcaaagaaaagaaaaaggatgatgaaaaaacaaaatactaaaaaattaaagatatga